One window of Neisseria subflava genomic DNA carries:
- a CDS encoding alcohol dehydrogenase catalytic domain-containing protein encodes MKAVKIKGFCINHSEIFTREGKSPSVQFPCILGIECVGEVVQSSTPALAVGQKVVFYYGRNGARL; translated from the coding sequence ATGAAAGCCGTAAAAATCAAAGGCTTCTGCATCAACCATTCCGAGATTTTCACGCGTGAAGGTAAATCGCCGTCTGTCCAATTTCCGTGCATCTTGGGCATTGAATGTGTAGGCGAAGTGGTGCAAAGTTCCACACCTGCACTGGCGGTTGGACAAAAGGTTGTCTTCTATTATGGGAGAAATGGGGCGCGCCTTTGA
- a CDS encoding zinc-binding dehydrogenase: MFDYIWQFNVKILIERVFTLEQVPEAHRFLQSADGFGKVVVVNE; encoded by the coding sequence ATGTTTGACTATATCTGGCAATTTAATGTGAAAATCTTAATTGAACGCGTGTTTACATTGGAACAAGTTCCCGAAGCCCACCGTTTTTTGCAAAGCGCGGATGGGTTTGGGAAAGTGGTGGTAGTCAATGAATAG
- a CDS encoding ABC transporter permease/substrate-binding protein: MFSSLNVTPAELWQMLLTHLWLSGLALLAAVAIAVPAAVLFARRQRAAEAVLQFTNILQTIPSLALLGLLIPFVGIGSPPVLIALTLYALLPIFQNTYLGLTQIDQSIQDAYTAFGLSRWQSLWRIELPMALPAMISGIRTAAVLIVGTATLAALIGAGGLGNLILLGIDRNNMTMTFTGALLSALLAVGVSGIIGLLQKSQRKLPIILALAVGFGALGMSQISFTPATKNVVVAGKMGSEPDILINMYKLLIERENSNVKVTVKPNFGKTTFLFSALNSGEIDIYPEFTGTVLEALVQVPTEQKNRHLSPDETYQRGKQLLAEQYQLEFLPPMSYQNTYALAVKESYGASHQLKTISDLKQVAPDIRAGFSLEFIDRADGYKGMQAAGITLKHIVSLEPALRYTALLNDKINLVEAFSTDAELKKYRLRLLKDDISLFPAYQGAPLMKVEFAEKNPQIVTALNRLAGKISEEEMSEMNYRVKVQGESAENVARNYLEKNGLLGK; this comes from the coding sequence ATGTTCTCATCCCTAAACGTTACCCCGGCAGAACTCTGGCAAATGCTGCTTACGCATTTATGGCTTTCCGGCCTGGCTTTGCTCGCTGCAGTGGCGATTGCAGTTCCTGCGGCCGTGTTGTTTGCGCGCAGACAGCGGGCAGCGGAGGCGGTATTGCAGTTCACCAATATATTGCAAACCATTCCGTCTTTGGCGCTGCTGGGTTTGCTGATTCCGTTTGTCGGTATCGGTTCGCCGCCTGTCTTGATTGCGCTCACGCTATACGCGCTGTTGCCTATTTTTCAAAATACCTATTTGGGGCTGACTCAAATCGACCAATCGATTCAAGATGCGTACACCGCATTCGGACTATCGCGCTGGCAATCATTGTGGCGGATTGAGCTGCCGATGGCTTTGCCTGCCATGATTTCAGGCATTCGCACGGCGGCGGTGCTGATTGTCGGCACGGCAACTCTGGCGGCGCTAATTGGCGCAGGCGGTTTGGGTAACCTGATTCTGCTCGGTATTGACCGCAACAACATGACAATGACGTTTACCGGCGCATTGCTCTCCGCGTTATTGGCTGTCGGTGTAAGCGGCATTATCGGGCTGTTGCAGAAATCGCAACGCAAGTTGCCGATTATTCTTGCATTGGCGGTAGGCTTCGGCGCACTCGGTATGTCGCAGATTTCATTTACACCTGCTACAAAAAACGTGGTGGTTGCCGGCAAAATGGGGAGTGAGCCGGATATTCTGATTAACATGTATAAATTATTGATTGAACGTGAGAATTCGAACGTGAAAGTCACAGTCAAACCTAATTTTGGCAAAACTACTTTCCTGTTTAGCGCACTGAATAGTGGCGAAATCGATATTTATCCTGAATTCACCGGCACAGTGCTGGAAGCCTTAGTACAAGTACCAACTGAACAGAAGAACCGCCATCTGTCGCCAGATGAAACCTATCAACGGGGCAAACAATTATTGGCGGAACAATATCAGCTAGAGTTTCTACCACCGATGTCTTATCAGAACACTTACGCGTTGGCGGTCAAAGAAAGCTACGGTGCATCGCACCAACTGAAGACAATCAGCGACTTGAAGCAGGTAGCGCCCGATATCCGAGCAGGTTTCTCACTGGAATTTATCGACCGAGCGGATGGCTATAAAGGCATGCAGGCAGCCGGTATCACGCTAAAACATATTGTTAGCTTGGAACCTGCCTTACGCTATACGGCATTGTTGAATGACAAAATCAACCTAGTGGAAGCCTTTTCCACTGATGCAGAATTGAAAAAATATCGATTGCGCTTGCTGAAAGATGATATTTCCCTGTTCCCCGCCTATCAGGGCGCACCGCTGATGAAAGTAGAATTTGCTGAAAAAAATCCTCAAATTGTGACCGCACTTAACCGACTGGCGGGAAAAATTAGCGAAGAGGAAATGAGCGAGATGAACTACCGCGTGAAAGTGCAAGGCGAAAGCGCGGAAAACGTGGCTCGGAATTATTTAGAGAAAAATGGGTTGTTAGGAAAGTAA
- a CDS encoding SDR family oxidoreductase, producing the protein MNLAITGSSGNIGGMVAQHLSTRDLPLILPLRNPAKVPDLPNCEARRFAYGDLELAKQALNGVDVLFMVSAAESPMREQEHLTLVQAASEAGVKHIVYLSFAQAALDSTFTLARTHAVTENAIRQTNMRYTFLRDNFYSEMMATIANADGIIAGPADNGRVACVSQRDVAQAAANIIANIACGNHHHDNQIYTLTGSQSLNFAEIAAVLTEITGKPHCYHNETVEEAFASRKAEYPDTPDWQIEAWVSTYTAIAKGELATVSDDLSQLLERAPLSFEDVVKAKYAK; encoded by the coding sequence ATGAATCTAGCCATCACTGGTTCCAGCGGCAACATCGGCGGCATGGTCGCCCAACACCTCAGTACACGCGACCTACCGCTTATTCTGCCACTGCGCAACCCCGCCAAAGTACCCGATCTGCCGAACTGCGAGGCGCGGCGGTTTGCCTATGGCGATTTGGAGCTTGCTAAGCAGGCTTTAAATGGGGTGGACGTGCTGTTTATGGTGTCTGCCGCCGAAAGTCCGATGCGCGAACAGGAGCATTTGACTTTGGTGCAGGCTGCTTCGGAAGCAGGCGTGAAACATATTGTCTATCTCTCTTTTGCTCAAGCGGCGTTGGACAGTACCTTCACGCTGGCGCGCACTCATGCGGTTACCGAAAATGCAATCCGGCAAACAAATATGCGCTACACCTTTCTGCGCGACAATTTTTACAGTGAGATGATGGCAACAATTGCTAACGCAGACGGCATCATCGCAGGCCCAGCTGACAACGGGCGCGTTGCCTGCGTTTCACAGCGCGATGTTGCCCAAGCAGCGGCAAACATCATCGCCAACATCGCATGCGGAAACCACCACCATGATAATCAGATCTACACGCTGACCGGTTCCCAATCATTAAACTTCGCTGAAATAGCCGCCGTCTTAACCGAAATCACCGGCAAACCGCACTGCTACCACAATGAAACTGTGGAAGAAGCCTTCGCCAGCCGCAAAGCTGAGTATCCTGACACGCCCGATTGGCAGATTGAAGCCTGGGTTTCTACCTACACTGCCATTGCTAAAGGCGAGCTTGCTACCGTTTCAGACGACCTGTCGCAGTTGTTGGAACGAGCACCGCTTAGTTTTGAAGACGTAGTAAAGGCAAAATATGCAAAATAA
- a CDS encoding ABC transporter ATP-binding protein: MQNNLVPFIEFRGTGKHYDGKYAVRDLDLTIYQGEFFVLVGGSGSGKSTTLRMINALIEPTDGNVYLHGKRIKDYDIRQLRHQIGYVLQQIALFPTMTVAENIELMPDVLGWPKAERKTRVNELLELVELDPAHYRDRYPHELSGGEQQRIGILRAIAAKPQVLLMDEPFSALDPLVRTVLQDQIAMIHQKFGTTIVFVTHDMQEAAKLACRIGVMHNGKLVQIDTPEEIKKQPANDYVQSLFSTADAPDAERIIHQFLRLDKQGQEAVRRAVL; this comes from the coding sequence ATGCAAAATAATCTTGTCCCATTTATCGAGTTTCGTGGCACAGGCAAGCATTATGACGGCAAATATGCTGTGCGCGATTTGGATTTGACCATTTATCAGGGTGAATTTTTCGTGTTGGTAGGTGGCTCGGGCAGCGGCAAATCCACCACTTTACGCATGATTAACGCGCTAATTGAACCGACCGATGGCAACGTTTATCTGCACGGGAAACGGATTAAAGACTACGACATCCGCCAGCTCCGCCACCAAATTGGTTACGTATTGCAGCAAATCGCGCTTTTCCCCACCATGACCGTCGCGGAAAATATCGAACTCATGCCTGACGTACTGGGCTGGCCGAAAGCTGAACGCAAAACGCGTGTGAATGAATTATTGGAGCTGGTGGAACTTGACCCTGCGCACTACCGCGACCGCTATCCGCACGAACTTTCCGGCGGTGAACAGCAGCGCATCGGTATTTTGCGAGCCATTGCAGCCAAGCCCCAAGTTCTGCTGATGGACGAACCGTTTTCAGCACTTGACCCGCTGGTACGCACCGTGCTGCAAGACCAAATTGCTATGATTCACCAAAAATTTGGCACCACTATCGTTTTCGTTACCCATGATATGCAGGAAGCCGCCAAACTCGCTTGCCGTATCGGTGTAATGCATAATGGCAAACTGGTACAAATTGACACACCTGAAGAAATCAAAAAGCAGCCGGCAAATGATTATGTGCAATCGCTGTTTTCCACCGCCGATGCACCCGATGCCGAACGCATCATCCACCAATTCTTACGGTTGGATAAACAGGGACAGGAAGCTGTGAGAAGGGCAGTGTTATGA